Proteins from a genomic interval of Candidatus Babela massiliensis:
- a CDS encoding ankyrin repeat domain-containing protein codes for MKIRYLSAILIINIFFINKSSSMQPVIPCTVSLLLKLRVQNYINRYNSVFDLCFKSFESNFDQHIENILKDSNISNLRYKHRIKYAFYIKELLKVFRKDRFYYLKSKIRIQENFIQKLLNKKIVKSLNNKKKLSKIMELIEWGADVNTKDNNNKSILMYFAQFGYTDIVELLVEKGSDFKAIDNSGTTALMYSARMGHRGLVKFFLDKGDDINIKNSNGLSALIFAIFGRYIKVIKLLLACNADVNVTTNSGGTALMLAVQSGNLGIVKLLLSKIEDVNIQDSYGQTALMLAVDKGDIDMVKLLLDQGADVYVKTPSGGTALMISNEKEYADIAKLLISKYVNIK; via the coding sequence ATGAAAATAAGATATTTAAGTGCAATTTTAATAATTAATATATTTTTTATTAATAAGTCGAGCTCTATGCAACCAGTAATTCCTTGCACTGTAAGTTTACTATTAAAGCTCAGAGTACAGAATTATATCAACCGTTATAACAGTGTTTTTGATCTTTGTTTTAAGAGTTTTGAATCAAATTTTGATCAGCATATTGAAAATATATTGAAAGACTCTAATATTTCTAATTTACGTTATAAGCATAGAATAAAATATGCTTTTTATATAAAAGAGCTATTAAAGGTATTTAGAAAAGATAGATTTTATTACTTAAAATCTAAAATTAGAATACAAGAAAATTTTATCCAAAAGTTGCTTAATAAGAAAATTGTTAAGTCCTTAAATAATAAAAAAAAATTAAGTAAAATTATGGAATTAATAGAATGGGGTGCAGATGTTAATACTAAAGATAATAATAATAAAAGTATATTAATGTATTTTGCTCAATTTGGATATACAGATATAGTTGAATTACTTGTTGAAAAAGGATCGGACTTTAAAGCTATAGATAATAGTGGAACAACAGCTTTAATGTACTCAGCTCGTATGGGCCATAGAGGACTTGTTAAATTCTTTTTAGATAAAGGTGATGATATTAATATTAAAAATTCTAATGGTCTAAGTGCTTTAATTTTTGCTATTTTTGGAAGGTATATTAAAGTAATTAAACTGCTTTTAGCTTGTAATGCTGATGTTAATGTTACGACTAATTCTGGAGGAACTGCTTTAATGTTGGCTGTTCAAAGTGGAAATTTAGGTATAGTTAAGTTACTTTTATCTAAAATAGAAGATGTTAATATTCAAGATTCCTATGGTCAAACGGCTTTAATGTTAGCTGTTGATAAGGGCGATATAGATATGGTTAAGTTACTTTTAGATCAAGGAGCAGATGTTTATGTTAAAACACCATCCGGAGGAACTGCTTTAATGATTTCTAATGAAAAAGAATATGCAGATATAGCTAAACTTTTAATATCAAAATATGTCAATATTAAATAA
- a CDS encoding aldolase: MKQDVNINIPLDVPYEAHEEFILNYKAITFGTNRTFIFSCDQKIEHLNNDFYGNLIDGSANDPEHLFKIADQGRIGALATQLGLINRYGQNYPNINYIVKLNSKTNIVPTEIKDPLSELLWDIDDVIKVKNNAKLKIRGIGYTIYLGSEYEHIMLSQAAKLISKAHQAGLVTILWIYPRSKYIEDEKDGKLIAGAAGVANCLGSDFVKVQVPRKTLTESIYQQLKIASQACGNTNLICAGGELKNINDFLTNIFDQINIGNTSGVAIGRNIFQRSQNEAIKLTKAISSIVYDLKDLNTALREFE; the protein is encoded by the coding sequence ATGAAGCAAGATGTCAATATAAATATACCATTAGATGTACCGTATGAAGCACATGAAGAATTTATTTTAAATTATAAAGCTATAACTTTTGGAACAAATAGAACTTTCATTTTCTCTTGTGATCAAAAAATAGAACATTTAAATAATGACTTTTATGGCAATCTAATAGACGGATCAGCAAATGATCCAGAACATCTATTTAAAATAGCAGATCAAGGACGAATAGGAGCATTAGCAACCCAATTGGGCCTAATTAACAGATACGGTCAGAATTACCCTAATATTAATTATATTGTTAAATTAAATTCAAAAACAAACATTGTTCCTACCGAAATCAAAGATCCTTTAAGTGAGCTTTTATGGGACATCGATGATGTTATTAAAGTAAAGAATAATGCTAAATTAAAAATTAGAGGAATAGGCTATACAATTTATTTAGGTAGCGAATATGAACATATAATGTTATCACAAGCGGCTAAATTAATAAGCAAAGCTCATCAAGCAGGCCTAGTCACCATTTTATGGATATATCCAAGATCTAAATATATTGAAGATGAAAAAGACGGAAAACTTATAGCAGGAGCAGCAGGGGTTGCAAATTGTTTGGGCAGTGATTTTGTAAAAGTACAAGTTCCTAGAAAAACTCTAACTGAATCTATATATCAGCAACTTAAAATAGCTTCACAAGCTTGCGGAAATACAAATCTTATATGTGCAGGAGGAGAGCTTAAAAATATTAATGATTTTTTAACTAATATCTTTGATCAAATTAATATTGGTAATACTTCAGGAGTTGCTATAGGACGCAATATTTTTCAAAGATCTCAAAATGAAGCTATTAAATTAACAAAGGCAATTTCTTCTATCGTTTATGATCTTAAAGACCTGAATACGGCATTAAGAGAATTTGAATAA
- a CDS encoding ankyrin repeat domain-containing protein, with the protein MKLKYLRASLLMVIFCNYSINSMEKIDIDSYTYLSDRRVINLFDAVIYDYMISQENHLSLSLNDFDEVLKIYAKYLENNFALPHICPRFNEIFKTCLERMPEIGLTYLKNKIKSKINKIKSQKVFIQEILDKKPLAKILNDINWDNIEIENVKAVFNLIDINEKDDNDWTILMHASFYGYIDIVEMLFDIGANLNQRSKSGDTALQLAISQGHKNVIDFLVNKNVQ; encoded by the coding sequence ATGAAATTAAAATATTTAAGAGCATCTTTATTAATGGTTATATTTTGTAATTATTCTATAAACTCTATGGAAAAAATAGATATTGATAGTTATACATATTTATCAGATAGGCGAGTTATAAATTTATTTGACGCCGTTATATATGATTATATGATTAGTCAAGAGAATCATTTAAGTTTAAGCTTGAATGATTTTGATGAAGTTCTAAAGATATATGCTAAATATTTAGAAAATAATTTTGCTTTACCACACATTTGTCCTCGTTTTAATGAGATATTTAAAACTTGTCTTGAAAGAATGCCAGAAATCGGTCTAACCTATTTAAAAAATAAAATCAAATCTAAAATAAATAAAATCAAATCTCAAAAAGTTTTTATTCAAGAAATATTGGATAAAAAACCTTTGGCTAAAATTCTCAATGATATCAATTGGGATAATATTGAAATTGAAAATGTTAAAGCAGTTTTTAATTTAATAGACATCAATGAAAAAGATGATAACGATTGGACAATTTTAATGCATGCTTCTTTTTATGGTTATATAGATATAGTTGAGATGTTATTTGATATTGGAGCTAATCTTAATCAAAGATCTAAATCAGGTGATACTGCTTTACAATTAGCTATCTCTCAAGGACATAAAAATGTAATTGATTTTCTGGTCAATAAAAATGTTCAATAA
- a CDS encoding ankyrin repeat domain-containing protein: MREKMCNRENYIKFIIYLATFFNSALAMRKEEPKIQIHKSSSNLITAVQNGNEILVKEQLINSEANVNEKDKYGRTALMYASGRGAENIVKVLLEHGADVNAEDSHSINALMLAAYNGEEGVVRLLLRDRANVNARGDHGKTALMNASENGYKGIVELLIKAGANVNAEDAWSNTALMNAAFYGHANVVELLLKKGANVNAKNDQGKTALFEAVNQEETSKNYADVVRMLLEHGADAKIRDTEGQTVLDIVSEKGHTEIEKLIRNYTKY, translated from the coding sequence ATGAGAGAAAAAATGTGTAATAGAGAAAATTATATAAAATTTATAATTTACTTGGCTACTTTTTTTAATAGTGCTTTGGCTATGAGAAAAGAAGAGCCAAAAATACAAATTCATAAGAGCAGTTCTAACTTAATAACTGCTGTTCAGAATGGTAATGAAATTTTGGTAAAGGAACAACTGATAAATTCTGAAGCTAATGTTAACGAAAAAGATAAATATGGAAGAACAGCTTTAATGTATGCATCTGGAAGGGGAGCTGAAAATATAGTTAAAGTGCTTTTGGAGCACGGTGCTGATGTTAATGCTGAAGACAGTCATTCTATTAATGCTTTAATGCTGGCAGCATACAATGGGGAGGAAGGAGTCGTTAGATTGCTTTTGAGAGATAGAGCTAATGTTAATGCCAGAGGTGATCATGGCAAAACTGCTTTAATGAACGCTTCAGAAAATGGTTATAAAGGTATAGTAGAGTTGCTAATAAAAGCAGGTGCTAATGTTAATGCCGAAGATGCATGGAGTAATACGGCTTTGATGAATGCTGCATTCTATGGTCATGCTAATGTAGTTGAATTGCTATTGAAAAAAGGGGCTAATGTTAATGCTAAAAATGATCAAGGTAAGACCGCTTTATTTGAAGCTGTTAATCAAGAAGAAACTAGTAAGAATTATGCTGATGTAGTTAGAATGTTATTAGAGCATGGTGCTGATGCTAAAATCAGAGATACCGAAGGTCAAACAGTATTGGATATTGTTAGTGAAAAAGGTCATACAGAAATTGAAAAACTTATAAGAAATTATACAAAATATTGA
- the groL gene encoding chaperonin GroEL (60 kDa chaperone family; promotes refolding of misfolded polypeptides especially under stressful conditions; forms two stacked rings of heptamers to form a barrel-shaped 14mer; ends can be capped by GroES; misfolded proteins enter the barrel where they are refolded when GroES binds), whose amino-acid sequence MMAKNILFGVTARQKLAQGVDTLANAVKVTLGPRGRNVAFERKFGAPTITKDGVSVAKEIELLDPVENAGAQMVREAASKTADVAGDGTTTATVLTQAIFREGNKYVTAGANPMELKRGIDKAVAAAVDYIKRESKKISSKKEIEQVATISGNWDLFIGQEIAKAMEQVGRDGVITVEEAKGMESELTVVEGMQFDRGYLSAYFVNDAEKMEATLSDPFILLYEKKISSMKSLLPVLEQVAKSGRPLLILAEDVDGEALATLVVNKLRGTINVVAVKAPGFGDRRKAMLEDIAILTGGKLISEDIGIKLESATIHDLGRAKKVVVTKDTTTIIEGLGLEDEIKGRILNIKAQIQNTTSDYDKEKLQERLAKLSGGVAVIKVGAATETEMKEIKDRIEDALHATRAAIEEGVVSGGGVALLQAQTAVGALELSGDEKLGQQIVFRALEEPLRVISSNAGYEGSVILNRIRAEEPGIGFDAKAGTFVNMIEHGIIDPAKVVRLALQNAASIASLLLTTEALITEVPEEKKETAPHSHDRGMGMPMY is encoded by the coding sequence ATTATGGCAAAAAATATATTATTTGGAGTTACAGCGCGCCAGAAATTAGCACAAGGTGTTGATACTCTTGCAAATGCTGTAAAAGTTACTCTCGGACCTCGGGGTCGCAATGTAGCTTTTGAAAGAAAGTTTGGTGCTCCAACTATTACTAAAGATGGTGTAAGTGTTGCAAAAGAAATAGAATTATTAGATCCAGTTGAAAATGCTGGAGCTCAAATGGTTCGCGAAGCTGCATCAAAAACTGCTGATGTGGCTGGTGATGGTACAACTACTGCTACTGTTTTAACTCAAGCTATTTTCCGTGAAGGCAACAAGTATGTAACAGCAGGTGCTAATCCTATGGAATTAAAACGGGGAATTGATAAAGCTGTAGCAGCGGCTGTTGATTATATCAAAAGAGAATCTAAAAAAATAAGTTCTAAAAAAGAAATAGAACAAGTTGCGACTATCTCTGGTAATTGGGATCTATTTATTGGACAAGAAATAGCAAAAGCTATGGAACAAGTAGGTAGAGATGGTGTTATAACTGTAGAAGAAGCAAAAGGAATGGAAAGCGAACTTACAGTTGTAGAAGGTATGCAATTTGATCGTGGATATTTATCTGCTTATTTTGTAAATGATGCAGAAAAAATGGAAGCAACTTTATCAGATCCATTTATCTTGCTTTATGAAAAGAAGATTTCTTCTATGAAGAGTTTGTTGCCAGTACTTGAACAAGTTGCAAAATCGGGTAGACCTCTTTTAATATTAGCAGAAGACGTTGATGGAGAAGCTCTAGCAACTTTAGTGGTTAATAAGTTACGTGGCACAATTAATGTAGTTGCTGTAAAGGCACCGGGATTTGGCGATAGACGTAAAGCTATGCTTGAAGATATTGCTATATTAACAGGTGGAAAGCTTATTTCTGAAGATATTGGTATAAAGCTTGAAAGTGCTACTATTCATGATTTAGGTAGAGCTAAAAAAGTAGTTGTTACTAAAGATACTACAACTATTATTGAAGGTTTAGGTCTTGAAGACGAAATTAAGGGTAGAATCTTAAATATTAAAGCTCAAATTCAAAATACCACTTCTGATTATGATAAAGAAAAATTGCAAGAACGTCTTGCTAAATTATCTGGCGGAGTAGCTGTAATTAAAGTTGGAGCTGCTACTGAAACAGAGATGAAAGAAATAAAAGATAGAATCGAAGATGCTTTACATGCAACTAGAGCTGCTATTGAAGAAGGAGTAGTTTCTGGTGGTGGTGTTGCATTACTACAAGCACAAACTGCTGTTGGAGCTCTTGAATTATCTGGTGATGAAAAACTTGGACAACAAATAGTTTTCAGAGCTTTAGAGGAACCATTAAGAGTTATTTCTTCAAATGCTGGTTATGAAGGTTCTGTAATTTTAAATCGTATTAGAGCAGAGGAACCTGGAATTGGATTTGATGCTAAAGCTGGAACTTTTGTTAATATGATAGAGCATGGTATTATCGATCCTGCTAAAGTGGTTCGTTTAGCTCTTCAAAATGCTGCATCTATTGCTAGCTTATTATTAACAACCGAAGCTTTAATTACTGAAGTTCCTGAAGAGAAAAAAGAAACTGCACCTCATTCACATGATCGTGGTATGGGTATGCCTATGTACTAA
- a CDS encoding ankyrin repeat domain-containing protein, producing MKNKINLYILLIALLISTSISSMTLERKEFVESSHELLLYLPEEILLYIIKIMIKEIIYNNDIFTYLIKLKETLQSIYLINSKFKNLISSSLIKFAKQKAYARFNIQPIHTQEFTNQLIQMLILKNCPENEIEVAKLVIAGVNPNLEIKYNNECLSLILFIIKYSELKKLVNLLIIKGANLNKKDKYGNDALILATLKGDEDIVHLLIKAGINLNVENNLKQTALTLSIGYGFLPITKLILNYSNHIDQTFLNKALILCSKIKNLEILKLLANKIKEINQQ from the coding sequence ATGAAAAATAAAATAAATCTTTATATTTTATTAATAGCTTTACTTATTTCAACAAGTATATCTTCTATGACATTAGAAAGAAAAGAATTCGTAGAGTCCTCTCATGAACTACTACTATACTTACCAGAGGAAATTTTACTTTATATTATTAAAATAATGATTAAAGAGATTATCTATAATAACGATATATTTACTTATTTAATAAAGTTAAAAGAAACCTTACAATCAATATACTTAATCAATAGCAAATTTAAAAATTTAATTTCTAGTAGTTTAATTAAATTTGCAAAACAAAAAGCATACGCTCGCTTTAATATACAGCCAATTCATACACAAGAGTTTACCAATCAACTTATTCAAATGTTAATACTAAAAAATTGCCCTGAAAACGAAATAGAAGTTGCTAAGCTAGTCATAGCAGGAGTTAATCCTAATCTAGAAATAAAATATAATAATGAATGTTTATCACTAATACTTTTTATTATCAAATATAGTGAATTAAAAAAATTAGTTAATCTCTTAATAATAAAAGGCGCCAATCTTAATAAAAAAGATAAATATGGAAATGATGCTTTAATATTAGCAACATTAAAGGGTGATGAAGATATAGTACATCTATTAATCAAAGCAGGCATAAATCTTAATGTAGAAAATAACCTAAAACAAACCGCTCTTACTCTTTCAATAGGTTATGGATTTTTACCTATAACAAAATTAATATTAAATTACAGCAACCATATTGACCAAACTTTCTTAAACAAAGCACTAATACTTTGCTCTAAAATTAAGAATTTAGAGATTCTTAAATTATTAGCAAATAAAATTAAAGAAATAAATCAACAATAG
- a CDS encoding co-chaperone GroES, whose amino-acid sequence MIQKIRPLFDRVLVKRLAQEEKTAGGIIIPDVAKEKGQTGKVVAVGAGRLNDGVYVPMQVKVNDVIFFGKYSGTEAGSDYIIIKEDEILGVIEE is encoded by the coding sequence ATGATACAAAAAATTCGCCCTCTATTTGATCGTGTTTTGGTAAAACGTCTTGCTCAGGAAGAAAAAACAGCAGGAGGGATAATAATACCAGATGTTGCCAAAGAGAAAGGACAAACAGGTAAAGTTGTGGCAGTTGGAGCAGGCCGTCTTAATGATGGAGTTTATGTTCCTATGCAAGTTAAAGTAAACGATGTTATCTTTTTTGGTAAATATTCCGGTACTGAAGCAGGTTCTGATTATATCATTATTAAAGAAGATGAAATATTAGGCGTTATCGAAGAGTAA
- the bamA gene encoding outer membrane protein assembly factor BamA, giving the protein MLKITKSFNKFFFSITVFYILSNNVYISAIIPATPVAQALGNTATNIAASAMASNAASSIGSIINNMATRKIINNIIIRGNTLVPTDTLLIKIPYRTGQVFDAALTGQLIKNLYGLKYFDSIQVEVENLPENYINLIINLKEKKKLESITYEGNSNLNIEEIEKKYKFSEIPAINQEEALLLAEQIKRLYQEKNYHNVDIKTELEITENNTILVKFNIEEGKKATVKRVNFQGNKAFNGKKLRSMIFTREDWILGAFDKAGTYDPIMVERDKQILENFYQSNGYFTARVIDVKTDINPNTQEMDITFIIDEGEIYTIGDISVDTHDKIDKEILLAALPVRPGQPYNKDLLRQSIEVLRTIWGQFGYAYADIAPRPMADFENKLIDIKFDTELGNQIFVDRINIEGNEKTRDWVIRRKLAINEGELITPQALDISKARVESLGYFDPQDGVNWKINKISDNLAELNLMVKEIRTGKLYGQVGFGGADDKSPASALKVSAGISDRNFMGTGIKYTFNLTFSQEDRGLLFNIYQPHLTLPWFNTPVGAGFDAYVRKSLYDEFKNVADIPVENVTGLIGNLTFSPLFMPNLSTIVNAGIERIHYNNKVIVEVPGQNQTERDLFQSIVNRRFEDGTVHWLGFITGQDLRNHPVYPSKGYNWSLSSKFCYPVPTSNFSFFKVDLDATWLTPLIGDSDLIFLLHGHAGFAKPLAGKNIPYRELYHVGGPATVRGYLYGQIGPQVFGDSIGAQKALWINAELIFAATKDQSLRGVLFYDGGAAWDTPSGAKFRELGLQDMLKNNRFNYRHSIGFGIRLASPPIRIDWGFKLDRNKRINEPASEVHFNMAQDF; this is encoded by the coding sequence ATGTTAAAAATAACAAAATCTTTTAACAAGTTTTTTTTTAGTATAACCGTTTTTTATATATTATCTAATAATGTATATATAAGCGCAATAATACCAGCCACACCAGTTGCTCAAGCTTTAGGCAATACAGCAACTAATATAGCTGCAAGCGCTATGGCCAGCAATGCGGCAAGTAGTATAGGTAGTATAATAAATAATATGGCTACAAGAAAAATTATAAATAATATTATAATTCGAGGCAATACCTTAGTTCCCACTGATACATTACTAATTAAAATACCTTATAGAACAGGACAAGTGTTTGACGCAGCCTTGACAGGACAACTGATTAAAAATTTATATGGGTTAAAATACTTTGACTCAATACAAGTAGAAGTAGAAAATCTACCAGAAAATTATATTAATTTAATTATTAATTTAAAGGAAAAGAAAAAATTAGAATCAATAACCTATGAAGGCAATAGCAATTTAAATATAGAAGAAATAGAAAAGAAATATAAATTCTCTGAAATACCTGCTATAAATCAAGAAGAAGCACTCTTACTAGCAGAACAGATAAAAAGATTATATCAAGAAAAAAACTATCATAATGTAGATATAAAAACCGAATTAGAAATAACTGAAAATAACACTATATTAGTTAAATTTAACATAGAAGAAGGTAAAAAAGCTACCGTTAAAAGAGTTAACTTTCAAGGTAATAAAGCCTTTAATGGTAAAAAATTAAGATCTATGATCTTTACTCGTGAAGATTGGATATTAGGAGCCTTTGATAAAGCAGGAACTTATGATCCTATTATGGTTGAACGAGATAAACAAATCCTTGAGAACTTTTATCAAAGTAATGGATATTTTACAGCTCGTGTTATTGATGTTAAAACCGATATAAATCCAAATACTCAAGAAATGGATATAACTTTTATAATCGACGAAGGCGAAATATATACAATTGGGGATATATCAGTTGATACACACGACAAAATCGACAAAGAAATACTACTTGCTGCTCTTCCTGTCAGGCCAGGACAACCTTATAATAAAGATCTTTTAAGACAATCAATAGAAGTTTTAAGAACAATATGGGGTCAATTTGGCTATGCTTATGCAGATATAGCGCCACGACCTATGGCAGATTTTGAAAACAAGCTTATAGATATTAAATTCGATACAGAACTTGGCAACCAAATTTTTGTTGATAGAATCAATATTGAAGGCAACGAAAAAACTCGTGATTGGGTAATTAGAAGAAAACTAGCAATTAATGAAGGAGAATTAATTACTCCTCAAGCACTTGATATTTCAAAAGCAAGAGTAGAATCTTTAGGATATTTTGACCCTCAAGATGGAGTCAATTGGAAAATAAATAAAATTAGCGATAATTTAGCAGAGCTAAATCTTATGGTTAAAGAAATCAGAACCGGAAAACTTTATGGTCAAGTAGGTTTTGGTGGTGCTGATGATAAATCTCCTGCAAGCGCTTTAAAAGTAAGCGCGGGAATATCTGATAGAAACTTCATGGGAACAGGCATTAAATATACCTTTAACTTAACATTCTCTCAAGAAGATAGAGGTTTGCTATTTAATATATATCAACCACATCTTACCCTGCCGTGGTTTAATACTCCTGTAGGTGCTGGATTTGATGCATATGTTAGAAAATCTTTATATGATGAATTTAAAAATGTTGCTGATATACCAGTTGAAAATGTAACAGGTTTAATTGGCAATCTTACGTTTTCACCTTTATTTATGCCAAATCTCTCAACCATTGTTAATGCTGGTATTGAAAGAATTCACTATAATAACAAAGTTATAGTTGAAGTGCCTGGACAAAATCAAACAGAAAGAGATCTGTTTCAATCTATAGTCAATAGAAGATTTGAAGATGGAACTGTTCATTGGTTAGGGTTTATCACTGGTCAAGATTTGAGGAACCACCCTGTATATCCAAGTAAAGGTTATAATTGGAGTTTATCTAGTAAATTCTGTTATCCAGTCCCTACAAGCAATTTCTCATTTTTTAAAGTAGATTTAGATGCTACTTGGCTAACACCATTGATTGGAGATTCTGATTTAATATTCTTATTGCATGGACATGCTGGATTTGCAAAACCACTTGCTGGTAAAAACATACCATATAGAGAACTTTATCACGTTGGTGGACCTGCAACCGTTCGCGGTTACTTATATGGACAAATTGGACCTCAAGTCTTTGGCGATTCAATAGGTGCTCAAAAGGCTCTATGGATCAATGCAGAGTTAATATTTGCAGCAACTAAAGATCAATCACTTAGAGGAGTACTATTTTATGATGGCGGTGCAGCGTGGGATACTCCAAGCGGTGCTAAATTTAGAGAGTTAGGCCTTCAGGATATGCTAAAAAACAACAGATTTAACTATAGGCACTCAATTGGATTTGGTATAAGACTAGCATCTCCTCCAATTAGAATTGATTGGGGCTTTAAACTTGACAGAAACAAACGAATTAATGAACCTGCTAGTGAAGTCCACTTTAATATGGCTCAAGACTTTTAA
- a CDS encoding HdeD family acid-resistance protein, which produces MKINQNNKNQFYKRSTLIIAGILLNTLGTISIIAPYTSTLATVITFGIILILSGFTYLIEALWQDTTKQIIFNIVLSIINILGGAAFLIQPRVGAISLTIILASYFIAAGLFKIYMSFSKTVKHKFLLIINGLLNLAAGIYIAVYLPVLSYFAIGILLGIELIFSGSYLIFSAFSSNNHTV; this is translated from the coding sequence ATGAAGATTAATCAAAATAATAAAAATCAATTTTATAAAAGGTCTACATTAATTATCGCGGGTATATTGCTAAACACTTTAGGTACTATTTCAATAATAGCGCCTTATACTTCAACTTTAGCAACGGTGATTACTTTTGGAATTATATTAATTTTATCAGGTTTCACTTACCTAATTGAAGCTCTATGGCAAGATACTACAAAACAAATAATTTTTAATATAGTTTTAAGCATAATCAACATACTTGGAGGAGCTGCATTTTTAATCCAGCCACGAGTGGGGGCAATATCTTTGACAATTATTTTAGCATCTTATTTTATAGCTGCAGGACTATTTAAGATATATATGAGTTTTAGTAAAACTGTCAAGCATAAATTCTTACTTATAATAAATGGATTATTGAATTTGGCAGCCGGTATATATATAGCAGTTTACTTACCAGTACTTTCTTACTTTGCAATAGGAATTTTATTAGGAATAGAATTGATATTTAGCGGTTCATACTTGATCTTTTCAGCATTTAGCTCAAATAATCACACTGTTTAA
- a CDS encoding ankyrin repeat domain-containing protein: protein MFKSINYINFILLSCIFFNNIIAMETEVSNIQNISELPPEIKLEVIKNILEKEIKDTVKDNNFIWYNLIKNVYQQAAKLRLIDKDFNALVQAELYKIFFGLLKSHNIDINNLDKNGDTALIAAVQLGREDLVKLLIRLGLSVNRKNKRNETALMYAAGKGLENIVRLLLEHRTSIDDKDDYGTTALMKASFNGHIDIVKLLIENKANVNARGDHGRTTLMDASEQGHYEIVKLLIDQGANVNAHDVWFNTALMEASFHGETNIVKLLIDQGANVNAKDDQGRTALMKAIDQEEFDENIENTVKLLLDYGADVDIRDNNHHESALDIAERLNHKAIVKLIKEHKTKQINK from the coding sequence ATGTTTAAAAGTATAAATTACATAAATTTCATATTGTTATCATGTATTTTTTTTAATAATATTATAGCTATGGAGACTGAAGTATCAAATATACAAAATATATCTGAGCTACCTCCTGAAATTAAGCTTGAAGTTATAAAAAATATTCTAGAAAAAGAAATAAAAGATACTGTTAAAGATAATAACTTTATATGGTATAATTTAATTAAAAATGTTTATCAACAGGCTGCTAAATTAAGGCTTATTGATAAAGACTTCAATGCACTAGTACAAGCTGAGTTATATAAAATTTTTTTCGGATTATTAAAATCACATAATATCGATATTAATAATTTAGATAAAAACGGAGATACCGCTTTAATAGCAGCTGTACAACTAGGTAGAGAGGATCTAGTAAAGTTACTTATACGTTTAGGTCTTAGTGTTAACAGGAAAAATAAAAGAAACGAAACCGCTTTAATGTATGCCGCTGGTAAAGGTCTTGAAAATATAGTTAGATTACTCTTAGAGCATAGAACTAGTATTGATGATAAAGATGATTATGGCACTACTGCTTTAATGAAAGCATCTTTTAATGGACATATAGATATAGTTAAATTACTTATAGAAAATAAAGCTAACGTTAATGCCAGAGGTGATCATGGAAGAACTACTTTAATGGATGCATCAGAGCAAGGTCATTATGAGATAGTTAAATTACTTATAGATCAAGGTGCTAATGTTAATGCTCATGATGTTTGGTTTAATACGGCTTTAATGGAGGCATCCTTTCACGGTGAAACGAATATAGTTAAATTGCTTATAGATCAAGGTGCTAATGTTAATGCTAAAGATGATCAAGGTAGAACTGCTTTAATGAAAGCTATTGATCAGGAAGAGTTTGACGAAAATATAGAGAATACAGTTAAATTACTTTTAGATTATGGTGCTGATGTAGATATAAGAGATAATAATCATCATGAATCAGCCTTAGATATTGCCGAAAGATTAAACCATAAGGCAATAGTAAAATTAATAAAAGAACATAAAACAAAACAGATTAATAAGTGA